In the Candidatus Paceibacterota bacterium genome, one interval contains:
- a CDS encoding transposase, whose product MKEIYYHIYNRGAHKAVIFNDASDYWRMLKLLYIANNTESFELKGFGEKDIFSIERKGTLVDIVAYCLMPNHFHIVLKLPEASPPENITKFMHKFCTGYSGYYNKKYDHSGTIWQGSFKEKGVYEKDYLDKLINYVHLNPYGIKEPEMSKEAQKEHAMEAMAYSKNYEYSSFKDYLGEIRKQTPILFSGGYTSGRNFPTPPTS is encoded by the coding sequence ATGAAAGAAATTTACTATCATATCTACAACCGAGGAGCTCATAAAGCAGTCATTTTTAATGACGCCAGCGACTATTGGCGTATGTTGAAACTACTCTATATAGCTAATAATACCGAATCTTTTGAACTCAAAGGTTTCGGAGAAAAAGATATATTTTCAATTGAACGTAAAGGTACGCTTGTTGATATTGTCGCTTATTGTTTAATGCCTAATCATTTCCATATCGTCTTAAAACTTCCGGAGGCTTCACCTCCAGAAAACATTACTAAATTCATGCATAAATTCTGCACTGGCTATTCTGGTTATTACAACAAAAAATACGATCATTCTGGAACTATCTGGCAAGGATCGTTCAAAGAAAAAGGTGTGTACGAAAAAGATTATCTTGATAAGCTAATCAATTATGTCCATCTAAATCCTTACGGGATCAAGGAACCAGAAATGTCAAAAGAAGCTCAGAAGGAACATGCCATGGAAGCAATGGCCTATTCTAAAAATTATGAGTACTCTAGCTTCAAAGATTATTTAGGTGAGATTCGTAAACAAACACCAATACTGTTTTCCGGAGGTTACACCTCCGGAAGAAACTTCCCTACTCCGCCAACTTCTTAG